A single region of the Nostoc cf. commune SO-36 genome encodes:
- a CDS encoding MAPEG family protein, whose product MSPWTSLITALTLLLYLVITINVGRARGKYKVPPPQMTGDPGFERVLRVQQNTLEQMVFFLPALWLFSFYVNPLWAGGIGAVWLVGRIAYAWGYYQAAEKRAIGFAISSISSMVLLLGSLFGIILSLVQP is encoded by the coding sequence ATGTCGCCCTGGACTAGTCTCATAACTGCTTTGACACTGCTGCTCTACTTGGTCATCACAATTAATGTTGGTCGAGCCAGAGGTAAATATAAAGTACCACCTCCCCAAATGACAGGAGATCCCGGCTTTGAACGAGTGCTGCGCGTTCAGCAAAATACCCTAGAGCAAATGGTTTTCTTCTTACCTGCCTTATGGTTATTTTCTTTCTACGTCAACCCGTTGTGGGCTGGTGGTATTGGTGCAGTGTGGCTTGTGGGTCGAATTGCCTATGCTTGGGGATACTATCAGGCTGCCGAAAAGCGGGCAATTGGCTTTGCCATCAGTTCTATTAGCAGTATGGTGCTACTTTTAGGTTCGCTCTTTGGCATCATCCTGTCTTTGGTGCAGCCATAA
- a CDS encoding tyrosine-type recombinase/integrase, translating to MLNTPATLTNTELIDLWLHGKSKNTVDGYRRYAERFFSHVNKHLSDCTLMDFQLWVMTLGSSDNSKRVAVGAIKSLFSFAKQLGVISANLGILIKSPKAKNRLAERILTQEEVQLLINSTTNERDRSIVRLLYFAGLRVSELCGLKWRDLKARGDGGQITVFGKGEKTRTVLVGAGIWREINQLKNYAKHDDPVFVSAKGGHLCRSMVFHIVKNAANRALIEGNVSPHWLRHSHASHSLDRGAPIHLLQKTLGHSSVAITEMYLHARPTDSSGLYLPDDDE from the coding sequence ATGTTGAATACTCCGGCCACGCTCACTAACACCGAACTCATTGACCTTTGGCTGCACGGTAAAAGCAAGAACACCGTTGACGGCTACCGTCGCTATGCCGAACGGTTTTTTTCTCATGTCAACAAGCACCTCTCTGATTGCACCCTCATGGATTTTCAATTGTGGGTGATGACACTCGGTAGTTCCGATAACTCCAAGCGGGTAGCAGTGGGAGCAATAAAGAGTCTATTTTCCTTTGCTAAACAGCTTGGGGTGATATCGGCTAATTTGGGAATACTGATTAAGTCACCCAAGGCGAAAAACAGATTGGCAGAGCGAATTCTTACCCAAGAGGAAGTACAATTACTGATAAATTCCACTACAAATGAACGCGATCGCAGTATCGTTCGTTTACTTTATTTTGCTGGTCTGCGGGTATCGGAACTGTGTGGTTTAAAGTGGCGTGACCTGAAAGCGCGGGGGGATGGCGGTCAAATCACAGTATTTGGTAAGGGTGAGAAAACAAGAACCGTGCTTGTCGGTGCGGGTATTTGGCGGGAGATTAACCAGTTAAAGAATTATGCTAAACACGATGACCCAGTGTTTGTTTCAGCTAAGGGCGGTCATCTGTGTCGGAGTATGGTGTTTCATATTGTGAAAAATGCTGCAAACCGCGCTCTTATTGAGGGTAATGTTTCACCCCACTGGCTCAGACATAGCCACGCTAGTCACAGCTTAGATAGGGGTGCGCCCATACACCTATTGCAAAAAACTCTGGGTCACAGTTCGGTGGCGATTACTGAAATGTATCTTCATGCCAGACCGACTGATAGTAGTGGGTTGTATTTGCCCGATGATGATGAGTGA
- a CDS encoding type I restriction enzyme endonuclease domain-containing protein, translating to MQSPATSVQTIRSNVTIYWAVKESIKANLRRLVKRLLLRPLSSLENSGAIAFLPQYAKRV from the coding sequence ATGCAATCACCCGCGACAAGTGTGCAAACTATCCGCAGCAATGTAACGATTTACTGGGCTGTGAAAGAAAGTATCAAGGCGAATCTGCGTAGGTTGGTCAAGCGTCTACTCCTACGCCCCTTATCCTCGCTTGAAAACTCAGGAGCGATCGCGTTTCTTCCACAATATGCCAAGCGAGTTTGA